The following coding sequences are from one Streptomyces sp. NBC_01232 window:
- the glgX gene encoding glycogen debranching protein GlgX, translated as MQVWPGQAYPLGATYDGAGTNFAVYSEAARRIELCLLHDDGSESAVELRETDAFVRHAYLPGVMPGQRYGFRVHGPYEPERGRRCNAAKLLLDPYARAISGRVSWNEAVYGYHFGRPDSRNDLDSAPHTMSSVVVNPYFDWANDRPPRHEYHHTVLYEAHVKGLTMHHPDLPEELRGTYGALAHPAVIGHLTKLGVTALELMPVHQFVNDHRLVNDGLSNYWGYNTIGFFAPHNGYASGDRGQQVLEFKSAVRALHEAGIEVILDVVYNHTAEGNHLGPTLSFRGLDNASYYRLADDPRHYMDTTGTGNSLLMRSPHVLQLIMDSLRYWVTEMHVDGFRFDLAATLARQFHEVDRLSSFFDLVQQDPVVSQVKLIAEPWDLGEGGYQVGNFPPLWTEWNGKYRDTVRDLWRGQPRTLAEFAGRLTGSSDLYQDDGRRPLASINFTTCHDGFTLNDLVSYDEKHNEANREGNRDGETHNRSWNCGVEGPTEDPEVLELRERQMRNFTATLMLSQGVPMLSHGDEFGRTQQGNNNAYCQDNELSWVSWPEPGKPAPSLLEFTRRMVWLRRDHPVFRRRRFFHGRPVEGTHDELSDIAWFTPHGEEMRARDWQAQHARALTVFLNGEAISEPGTRGERITDDSFLLMFNAGAEPQDFTVPAGFGAQWRLVVDTARADVLPPGTGPQYAAGDRVALTGRCLVVLQRPA; from the coding sequence ATGCAGGTCTGGCCGGGACAGGCGTATCCGCTGGGTGCCACGTACGACGGCGCCGGCACCAACTTCGCGGTCTATTCGGAGGCCGCCCGACGCATCGAGCTGTGCCTCCTCCATGACGACGGGTCCGAGTCCGCGGTGGAACTGCGGGAGACGGACGCCTTCGTCCGTCACGCGTACCTGCCCGGGGTGATGCCGGGGCAGCGGTACGGCTTCCGCGTCCACGGGCCGTACGAGCCCGAGCGCGGCCGCCGCTGCAACGCGGCGAAGCTGCTCCTGGACCCGTACGCGCGGGCCATCAGCGGCCGGGTCAGCTGGAACGAGGCGGTGTACGGCTACCACTTCGGCCGTCCCGACTCGCGCAACGACCTGGACTCCGCCCCGCACACCATGAGCTCGGTGGTGGTGAACCCGTACTTCGACTGGGCCAACGACCGGCCGCCGCGTCACGAGTACCACCACACCGTGCTGTACGAGGCCCACGTCAAGGGCCTGACCATGCACCATCCGGACCTCCCGGAGGAGCTGCGGGGCACCTACGGGGCGCTCGCGCATCCCGCGGTCATCGGCCACCTCACCAAGCTCGGGGTGACGGCGCTGGAGCTGATGCCGGTGCACCAGTTCGTCAACGACCACCGGCTGGTCAACGACGGGCTGAGCAACTACTGGGGTTACAACACCATCGGATTCTTCGCCCCGCACAACGGCTACGCCTCGGGCGACCGCGGCCAGCAGGTGCTGGAGTTCAAGTCGGCGGTCCGGGCCCTGCACGAGGCCGGCATCGAGGTGATCCTCGACGTGGTCTACAACCACACGGCCGAGGGGAACCACCTGGGGCCGACACTGTCCTTCCGCGGGCTGGACAACGCCTCGTACTACCGGCTGGCGGACGACCCGCGCCACTACATGGACACCACCGGCACCGGCAACTCGCTGCTGATGCGCTCCCCGCACGTGCTCCAGCTGATCATGGACTCGCTGCGCTACTGGGTGACCGAGATGCACGTGGACGGCTTCCGCTTCGATCTCGCGGCGACGCTGGCCCGCCAGTTCCACGAGGTGGACCGGCTGTCCTCGTTCTTCGACCTGGTCCAGCAGGATCCCGTGGTGAGCCAGGTGAAGCTGATCGCGGAGCCCTGGGACCTGGGCGAGGGCGGCTACCAGGTGGGCAACTTCCCGCCGCTGTGGACCGAGTGGAACGGCAAGTACCGGGACACCGTACGGGACCTGTGGCGCGGGCAGCCGCGCACGCTGGCCGAGTTCGCGGGGCGGCTGACCGGCTCCTCCGACCTCTACCAGGACGACGGACGGCGCCCGCTGGCGTCGATCAACTTCACCACCTGCCACGACGGTTTCACCCTGAACGACCTGGTGTCGTACGACGAGAAGCACAACGAGGCGAACCGGGAGGGCAATCGGGACGGCGAGACCCACAACCGCTCCTGGAACTGCGGTGTGGAGGGTCCCACCGAGGATCCGGAGGTCCTGGAGCTGCGCGAACGCCAGATGCGCAACTTCACGGCCACCCTGATGCTGTCGCAGGGCGTGCCGATGCTCAGCCACGGCGACGAGTTCGGCCGCACCCAGCAGGGCAACAACAACGCGTACTGCCAGGACAACGAGTTGTCGTGGGTGAGCTGGCCGGAGCCCGGTAAACCGGCTCCGTCCCTGCTGGAGTTCACCCGGCGGATGGTGTGGCTGCGCCGCGACCACCCGGTCTTCCGGCGGCGCCGGTTCTTCCACGGGCGGCCGGTGGAGGGCACGCACGACGAGCTCTCCGACATCGCCTGGTTCACCCCGCACGGCGAGGAGATGCGGGCGCGGGACTGGCAGGCGCAGCACGCGAGGGCGCTGACCGTGTTCCTGAACGGGGAGGCGATCTCCGAGCCGGGCACCCGCGGGGAGCGGATCACCGACGACTCGTTCCTGCTGATGTTCAACGCGGGCGCGGAACCGCAGGACTTCACCGTTCCGGCGGGCTTCGGCGCGCAGTGGCGGCTGGTGGTGGACACGGCGCGGGCGGACGTACTGCCACCCGGCACCGGGCCGCAGTATGCGGCCGGGGACCGGGTGGCGCTGACGGGGCGGTGTCTGGTGGTGCTTCAGCGCCCGGCGTAG
- a CDS encoding SAV2148 family HEPN domain-containing protein: MSSGGLELPPGDSSHEGGPADAPGGVPGGTPAGIPAGAVSLAGGPAAAGSAGAGVELDWGTEAWSEVRTRAQRAGRAYIWLNLIEQRLRAVVGAVLRPIYEPVHGTDDWVVAAAGPAGQEWVQRAVAVREVSRRKGYLLDSADDNVLSFLTLPQLRELMVQHWPCFEPYFDDRREIELALDELEVTRNVVSRNRALSRPVLEQAERASARLLEVLGGVSGSPSAERLPIDAVEDLVGDRYADVISVHPDRVRLQRQLPAEDLFGGARRLDAIGIGLNLLVQNFSGRRLVRLTEAGCRVRLLFLNPASSAVKRRERELGLRKGELSRSVEMNILHVRRVRAGLRDPSRFEIHVFDETPRFTAYLVEGQSSGIAVVQSYLRRARGMESPVLVLRGGGRGVPKDAEHGLFTTYREEFESMWEDSRPVS, encoded by the coding sequence GTGAGCTCGGGAGGTCTGGAGCTGCCCCCTGGTGACAGCAGTCACGAGGGTGGCCCGGCGGACGCCCCAGGTGGTGTCCCCGGCGGGACACCCGCGGGGATCCCGGCCGGGGCGGTCTCCCTGGCGGGCGGACCGGCGGCGGCCGGGAGCGCGGGGGCCGGCGTCGAGCTGGACTGGGGCACGGAGGCCTGGAGCGAGGTCCGTACCCGGGCGCAGCGGGCCGGCCGTGCGTACATCTGGCTGAACCTCATCGAGCAGCGGCTGCGCGCGGTGGTCGGGGCGGTGCTCCGGCCGATCTACGAGCCGGTGCACGGCACGGACGACTGGGTCGTCGCCGCCGCCGGACCCGCCGGGCAGGAATGGGTGCAGCGGGCCGTCGCCGTGCGCGAGGTCAGCCGGCGCAAGGGCTACCTGCTCGACTCGGCCGACGACAACGTGCTGAGCTTCCTCACCCTGCCCCAGCTGCGGGAGCTGATGGTCCAGCACTGGCCCTGCTTCGAGCCGTACTTCGACGACCGGCGCGAGATCGAGCTCGCCCTCGACGAGCTCGAGGTCACCCGCAACGTCGTGTCGCGCAACCGGGCCCTGTCCCGGCCCGTGCTGGAACAGGCGGAACGCGCCTCGGCGCGCCTGCTGGAGGTCCTGGGCGGGGTCTCCGGCAGCCCCTCGGCCGAGCGGCTGCCGATCGACGCCGTCGAGGACCTGGTGGGCGACCGGTACGCGGACGTCATCTCGGTCCACCCGGACCGGGTACGGCTGCAGCGCCAGCTCCCGGCCGAGGACCTCTTCGGGGGCGCCCGGCGGCTCGACGCCATCGGCATAGGGCTCAACCTGCTGGTCCAGAACTTCTCGGGCCGAAGACTCGTCCGGCTCACCGAGGCCGGCTGCCGGGTGCGGCTGCTGTTCCTGAACCCGGCGAGCAGCGCCGTGAAGCGGCGCGAGCGGGAACTGGGACTGCGCAAGGGCGAGCTGAGCCGCTCGGTGGAGATGAACATCCTGCACGTCCGCCGGGTCCGGGCGGGCCTGCGGGACCCCTCCCGCTTCGAGATCCACGTGTTCGACGAGACCCCGCGCTTCACCGCGTACCTGGTCGAGGGGCAGTCCTCGGGCATCGCGGTGGTCCAGTCGTACCTGCGGCGGGCGCGCGGCATGGAGTCGCCCGTCCTGGTGCTGCGGGGCGGCGGGCGCGGAGTGCCGAAGGACGCGGAGCACGGCCTGTTCACGACGTACCGGGAGGAATTCGAGTCCATGTGGGAGGACTCCCGGCCGGTGTCCTGA
- a CDS encoding 3'-5' exonuclease, producing MGDWHGGVLIGFDLETTGTEPGESRIVTAALVEVRGGAVRERRGWLADPGIPIPEGASAIHGISTERAVAEGRPVREVADEVAEALVGHWRAGAVVVAYNAAFDLTLLTAELARHGLPSLADRLGGAQTGPVVDPLTIDRAVDRYRRGKRTLEAVCGVYGVTLDDAHDAGADALAAVQVARAIAERHPEVAALTPADLHARQSTWHARWARDFQSYLRRQGTPDAVIDEAWPLRGLVPA from the coding sequence ATGGGGGACTGGCACGGCGGTGTGCTGATCGGATTCGACCTGGAGACGACCGGCACGGAGCCGGGGGAGTCGCGGATCGTGACGGCGGCCCTGGTCGAGGTGCGGGGCGGAGCGGTGCGCGAGCGGCGCGGCTGGCTCGCCGATCCGGGCATACCGATCCCGGAGGGGGCCTCGGCGATCCACGGGATCAGCACGGAGCGCGCGGTCGCCGAGGGGCGCCCGGTGCGGGAGGTCGCGGACGAGGTCGCGGAGGCCCTGGTCGGGCACTGGCGGGCCGGTGCGGTGGTGGTCGCGTACAACGCGGCCTTCGACCTGACGCTGCTGACGGCCGAACTGGCCCGGCACGGGCTGCCGTCACTGGCCGACCGGCTGGGCGGGGCGCAGACCGGGCCGGTGGTGGACCCGCTGACCATCGACCGGGCCGTGGACCGCTACCGGCGGGGCAAGCGGACCCTGGAGGCGGTCTGCGGGGTGTACGGGGTCACCCTCGACGACGCGCACGACGCGGGGGCGGACGCGCTGGCCGCGGTCCAGGTGGCCCGCGCGATAGCCGAGCGGCACCCGGAGGTCGCCGCGCTCACCCCGGCCGACCTGCACGCGCGGCAGAGCACCTGGCACGCGCGCTGGGCCCGGGACTTCCAGTCGTACCTGCGCCGCCAGGGCACCCCGGACGCGGTGATCGACGAGGCCTGGCCGCTGCGCGGACTGGTCCCGGCCTGA